The nucleotide window ATAGCAGAGAGCCTGATTTTCTGAGGTATAAGGAAAAATCCGGGCTTTCTTTTAAACCTCATTCTGAATTTAAATCAAGCGATATGAAAGAACGGCAACAGCTTTATTACGAAATAGCCAAAGAAATCTGGTCTTTGGATTTTTTTGATGCCGATGAGGTCAGTTAAATAGGCATAATCAAAAGCGATAACAGCGGAGAGCCAGGAAAACCGATGATGAAAGAACTGGATGTCGTAAGGCTTACCACTGACGCTTACGAAAAAGACGGCCTGAAGCGCGGTGAACAAGGCACCATTGTTCTTGTTTATTCCAGAACTGATGAGCAAGCCTACGAGGTGGAATTTCCCCGCTGGGAAGACAACTGGCCCATCAAGGTTAAAACAGTTACAGCCGATGAAATAGAGGTGGTGCACAAGTGGAAAAAGAACAATGAATAAAGGTGATGCTCCAGATTTACAAAGCCAGAAACCGATATATGCCAAAGCAGGCATACCATCAGGCGCGGCGGCAAATGACGAACCAGCCCGGCAGCCCCGGCACTCCCCGGGCAGCCTTTGACCCCCGCCCAAAATAGGGTAAAATGCCCCCCTCAACCAAACCTGCAACCCAAACCCAAGAAAATCCAATGGTAGTAATTCGCCTGGCAAGAGGCGGGGCCAAGAAGAGGCCCTTTTATAACATCGTCGTGACCGACTCGCGCCGGCGGCGCGACAGCGGCTATATTGAGCGCATCGGTTATTTCAATCCGCGCGCGCTGACCAGTGAAACGCGCTTTGAGATTGACAGCGAGCGGCTCGATTA belongs to Gammaproteobacteria bacterium and includes:
- a CDS encoding DUF4926 domain-containing protein, translated to MMKELDVVRLTTDAYEKDGLKRGEQGTIVLVYSRTDEQAYEVEFPRWEDNWPIKVKTVTADEIEVVHKWKKNNE